The following are from one region of the Salvelinus fontinalis isolate EN_2023a chromosome 5, ASM2944872v1, whole genome shotgun sequence genome:
- the LOC129855542 gene encoding thrombopoietin receptor-like, giving the protein MDLNLTRRILCVWLWTIACWVNVLGQGTRPGDGAVPHLSKKDVLLLADDADPKCFTRTQYDFTCFWEMPDNKSYDFFYSNDDREEKRCNLILQRTEEGQILHVCSFPPSDVFLFTFTHIRVMESSSNYTLYARTVSVEDQVLLDPPVNVSLHPTGQTGQFQVAWHTPREWENNMQYGIRYSSQSLRERTELIKPVRSQIHSLVSLAPGEVVSVQLRVKPNGYSEKETSGHWSDWSVTKTAMVPQSAADISLLCHTSDLQNITCQWNGQAYRDDTYTIYYKLGPSEREGWRECMQNENISYRCSFHGAESSEIRVKLSAGPATPRRTFYTEPFRLNNSIQTAPPGRLRGQWEKGRLCLKWDTPLLALSVHLMYQHRYQPREETVWKLVILQGPETSTCLDIQTGVQYYIQVRARPNGSVYAGYWSDWSPRLTVDTPSDIGALISCIPLMVLVVSVVFISMFSRYLSKLKQYLWPPVPNLDKVLHGFLTDINGQTWDPPFNIKQCSEETAACVVEIMSEREAPGRGMLPRESPLLLSPEQGTSGGEEESLPTLVLEVSPEYVTLTMDDVIPRLGGNEYVYDGEVGAESPSLGVGGEGVLQVRCHCSFTRSSSFPSSSSTTDIHNHSYLLLAEHPIERLDYPGQQGAPQGCRVYVNLEGTSSANTNA; this is encoded by the exons ATGGATCTCAATCTCACCCGGAGGATACTCTGCGTCTGGCTCTGGACCATAGCATGCTGGGTGAATGTTCTGGGGCAGGGGACCAGGCCTGGGGATGGGGCTGTCCCTCATCTGTCAAAGAAAG ATGTTCTACTGTTGGCGGATGATGCAGATCCAAAGTGTTTTACCAGGACACAGTATGACTTCACCTGTTTCTGGGAGATGCCAGACAACAAGTCTTATGACTTCTTCTATAGTAACGATGA tcGGGAGGAGAAGAGGTGTAATCTGATtctacagaggacagaggaggggcAAATCCTCCATGTCTGCTCCTTCCCCCCCTCTGATGTCTtcctgttcaccttcacacacATCAGAGTGATGGAGAGCAGCTCCAACTACACACTATATGCACGCACTGTCAGCGTCGAGgaccagg TTCTCCTGGACCCCCCTGTGAATGTATCCCTTCACCCGACAGGGCAGACTGGGCAGTTCCAGGTGGCGTGGCACACACCCAGAGAGTGGGAGAACAACATGCAGTATGGGATACGTTACTCTTCCCAGAGCCTGAGGGAGAGAACGGAACtg ATAAAGCCAGTGAGGTCCCAAATCCACAGCCTGGTCTCTCTGGCGCCAGGGGAGGTGGTCAGCGTCCAGCTGAGGGTCAAACCCAACGGCTACAGCGAGAAAGAGACCAGCGGTCATTGGAGCGACTGGTCGGTCACCAAAACTGCCATGGTTCCCCAGAGTGCAG CTGATATCTCATTGTTGTGCCACACTTCTGACCTGCAAAACATCACCTGCCAATGGAATGGGCAGGCCTACAGAGATGATACTTACACCATATACTACAAGCTGGGACCCAG TGAACGTGAGGGCTGGAGAGAGTGTATGCAGAATGAGAACATCTCCTACCGTTGCAGTTTCCATGGAGCAGAGTCCAGTGAGATACGGGTCAAACTCAGCGCTGGTCCTGCTACTCCCAGGCGGACCTTCTACACTGAGCCTTTCAGACTCAACAACAGCA TTCAAACAGCCCCTCCTGGGAGGCTGAGGGGACAATGGGAGAAGGGcaggctgtgtctgaaatgggaCACCCCCCTATTGGCCCTGTCTGTCCACCTGATGTACCAGCACCGCTACCAGCCTCGAGAGGAGACTGTCTGGAAG ctggtGATCCTGCAGGGCCCAGAGACCAGTACTTGTCTGGACATTCAGACTGGAGTTCAGtactacatccaggtcagagCCAGACCCAACGGGTCAGTCTACGCTGGCTACTGGAGCGACTGGTCACCCCGACTCACTGTGGACACGCCCTCCGACATAG GTGCCCTCATCTCCTGCATCCCTCTCATGGTGCTCGTTGTATCAGTCGTCTTTATCTCCATGTTCTCCAGGTATCTCAG TAAGCTCAAACAGTATCTGTGGCCACCAGTCCCTAACCTTGACAAAGTACTCCACGGCTTCCTGACAGATATCAACGGACAGACTTGG GACCCTCCCTTCAACATCAAGCagtgttcagaggagaccgcAGCCTGTGTCGTGGAAATCATGTCTGAGAGGGAGGCTCCAGGCAGAGGGATGCTTCCCAGGGAGTCCCCCTTACTACTCTCCCCAGAACAAGGCACTTCAGGCGGGGAGGAGGAGAGCCTGCCTACCCTGGTCCTGGAGGTCAGTCCGGAGTACGTGACCCTGACCATGGATGACGTCATCCCCCGTCTCGGAGGGAACGAGTACGTGTACGATGGGGAGGTGGGGGCGGAGTCTCCGAGtctgggggtggggggagagggggtgcTCCAGGTGAGGTGTCACTGCTCCTTTACTAGGTCCTCCAGCTTCCCATCATCCTCCAGTACCACGGACATCCACAACCACTCCTACCTACTGCTGGCCGAGCACCCCATAGAGAGACTGGACTATCCAGGGCAGCAGGGCGCCCCCCAGGGCTGCAGGGTCTATGTCAACCTGGAGGGCACAAGCTCAGCAAACACAAATGCCTGA
- the LOC129855543 gene encoding pre-mRNA-splicing factor 38A-like, protein MANRTVKDANSIHGTNPQYLVEKIIRTRIYESKYWKEECFGLTAELVVDKAMALKFVGGVYGGNIKPTPFLCLTLKMLQIQPEKDIIVEFIKNEDFKYVRLLGAMYMRLTGTSVDCYKYLEPLYNDYRKIKSQNRNGEFELQHVDEFIDELLHSERMCDIILPRLQKRQVLEEAELLDTRISALEEDLDEVETSDEEDEEEEKTERVQTPEPHRRSYRDNDRPRRSPSPRYRRSSRSPRRRSRSPKRRSPSPRRERHRSKSPRRHRSRERRHRSKSPGHHRSHRHRSHSKSPERSSKKSHKKSRRGNV, encoded by the exons ATGGCAAATAGGACTGTTAAAGATGCCAACAGTATACATGGAACAAATCCACAATATTTGGTGGAGAAAATTATTCGTACTCGAATCTATGAATCAAAATACTGGAAAGAAGAATGCTTTGGACTGACGG CTGAGCTTGTCGTTGACAAAGCCATGGCGCTGAAGTTTGTCGGTGGCGTTTATGGCGGAAATATCAAACCTACACCGTTCCTGTGTCTCACTCTGAAGATGCTGCAGATCCAGCCAGAGAAAGACATCATTGTAGAATTCATCAAAAACGAGGATTTCAA ATATGTCCGCTTGCTTGGCGCCATGTACATGAGGTTGACTGGGACTTCAGTGGATTGCTATAAATACCTGGAACCGCTGTACAACGACTACAGAAAAATCAAGAGTCAGAACCGAAATGGGG AGTTTGAGCTGCAACACGTTGATGAGTTTATTGATGAACTGCTACACTCCGAGAGAATGTGTGACATCATCCTTCCCAGGCTTCAG AAAAGGCAGGTTCTTGAGGAGGCGGAGCTGTTAGACACACGCATCAGTGCCCTGGAAGAAGACCTGGATGAGGTGGAGACCAGCGacgaggaagatgaggaagaggagaag acagagagagttcaGACCCCAGAGCCCCACAGGCGGAGTTACCGAGACAACGATCGGCCTCGCCGCTCGCCCTCTCCACGCTACAGACGCAGCAGTCGTTCACCCAGACG GAGGAGCAGATCACCTAAGAGACGAAG CCCATCCCCCAGACGAGAACGTCACCGCAGCAAAAGCCCCCGTCGCCACCGCTCCCGAGAGAGACGTCACCGCTCAAAGTCCCCAG GGCATCACAGAAGCCACAGGCATCGCAGTCACTCCAAATCCCCAGAGAG GAGTTCAAAAAAGAGCCACAAGAAGAGTCGAAGAGGAAACGTGTGA